The window TCCCCatatactttttatacccttgcagagggtattataaaattggtcagatgtttgtaacgcacagaaggagacgtttccgaccccataaagtatatatattcttgatcaccatgagaagctgagttgatatagccataaccgtctgtccgtccgtccgtccgtctgtgcgaatgcgtttgaCTCacccgtcttaagagctatcgggctgaaattttttttcggaatTTTTTTTACCCGGTTTAGGTTTGGAACCCGCacgtgggtttttttttttgtctatttttttttttttcttatgtttattttaaagGATATGACAAAAATCAAATAGTGTCAGTatcaatacatatatatttataaatttacaaaacaaaaaattaaaattaagccAAAAAAAGTATATGGGGAGCATGTATATGACacgtatatataaaatacatacGGGTTCGAATCCTAGTGGaggttttataattttaatttgtaactTGCATCTTtttcatatgcatatataaaataGGTAGAGGTTCGAATCCTAGCGGAggagagttttttttttattattcaaaatttctttctATGCTTCTAATTTCTTTCTCGTAATTAAGAaagttgtttttgcttttttgtaaAAGTGCgaatgaatttgttttattaataatttaaataaacaacgaGAACAAACTACCAGAATGATACAATGGTTCAAGTCTCATTTGTTTACAACAAATTTGCTTGCAGTTCCacgaacatacatatatgtatgtaaacaTCACTACAATTCTCCTTTAAATGAGAaagacaaatttaaaaattacatatttcattaagtttattcatatttttaagAAAGCCTACATAAATATATCTAATATTATTACTaagaaaacatcaaaatgtttttattaccACACGTGTACCACAGTGCAAAACCCAATATTTCATCGGCACCATATGTGCCTGATCCCCCTATTCCACCATATGGAAAGGCGAAATTCAAAACTGAACGGCAACCTGCCTTTGCTGAACAAATATATACCCTTACATTTATGCATATTTCTCGAAAACCTTTCACACGTTCTGAATAAAATtctatgcacatatttctGAAAGTCCATTGATCATTCTGGCATTCAATGTCCATTGAGCTGTGTTCTTGGAAAAGTGTGCATTCTCGCCAAAGTCGGCGCATATTTCTGGCATATTTTGTATGGGGATATAATAAgggggaagaagaagagagcTGAGCGGCGAATATCAAATTGAGCCGCGAGTCTCAAAATGAGCCGCGAGTCTCAAAACGAGCCGCGAGTCTCAAAACGAGCCGCGAGTCTCAAATGAGCCGCGAGCATGAAAACAGAGCGGCGAATTGCCATTGCTGAAGCGAAATTTATTTCTTCGAGGCGCCTAtatatttatgcatatttcTCGAAAACCTTTCACACATTCCCAATAAAATTCTATGCACATATTCCTTAAAGTCCATTGATCATTCTGGCATTCAATGTCCATTGAGCTGTGTTCTTGGAAAAGTGTGCATTCTCGCCAAAGTCGGCGcaatttttgacatattttgtatggggatataaaaaggggaagaagaagaaaattgaGGCGAATTGGCTttgcacaaaaaatatttatttcattgaGGTACCcatatatttttacatatttctTGAAAACCTTTCACACATTCTGAATAAAATTCTATGCACATATTCCTGAAAGTCCACTGATCATTCTGGCATTCAATGTCCATTGAGCTGTGTTCTTGGAAAAGTGTGCATTCCCGCCAAAGTCGGCGCATATTTCTGGCATATTTTGTATGGGGAAAAACATGGGTGGtcaacaaaaatgcaattttctcgaaaaccgtTCACACGTTTTCATTGAAATTTCTTGGGGATTATAATGAATAATTGGGGAAAATTCTGGCATTTCATTGTCATTGAGCTGTGCCTTTGGAGCTGTGCTGAACGAATACGTAAAATGCCCATTTTCATGgacaaattgtaaatatatagaatgCTCAAAATCCTccaaaagtgaataaaaacaatagattgatatattttttagcatattaaactttatttcatttaaaatagttactaaatagctgaaaaattgaaaatcaaaaatgcaaaaaacttaACAGTGGGTTAACAGAGGGTTGTGGATAACTCGGCATTAACAGTGTGGCTAACTTTACGCACATAGATTTGATGGCAATTTTTAACGGCTTGGCGAATTCTGCActgagaaaaatattttatgtatgtttttcatatatttatatttacattaatattatatttcattatttatatatttacattaGATCATGAAGGgcatacaaaatatgaaagAGAAAACTGCACCTTTTGCAGTATCAGAACCCGTTTCTCACGGTGTATAAAGTCAGACGAATTCTCGCTAATAGGgggtgtttgtgtttgtttttttttgttgtatttttgttttgtggaaATCCAGAAGCAGCTAAAACGATTGCCAAATTTAATGAGAGGAATTGgagcaaaaacacaaaatgccAACAATTATAGCGTTGGATGCTTCGCTGTCCATGATTCGTCCCATTCCCGGACGAAATGAGCACACATATCAATCCTTGGCTGTCAAGGGCATACAGAACCTTTTGGATAATTTGACTGCAGCTGGCAAACTGGAGCATGTGGCTCTTGTTTCATTCTCAACTGTTACCGAACTCAAAGTGGATTTCACCCGGGACTATGAGCAAATCCGGCAAGCAGTGAAAAAGATTGAGCCATTGGACAAGGCATGCTTTATAACCATGCTACAGACGGTGGTTCAACTAATGGCCAGTTGGGGTAGCCAGAATATATTGCAATTAGTTGTTTTCACCGACTGTGGTCTTGGCTTTGGGAGTACATCGCTCAGTGGGTTCATAGAGGCCTACACTGGCAAAGAGTCGGAGGCGGAGTATGGCTGGCTTAAAACGCTGGCGGCGTACAATATTAACATTGTGTGTCTGGGACTCCATGCGGATCACTATTTTACGCGTGGTCTAACTGTGTACCAGCAACTGCTTGACGTTGCCCATTTGAAGGGTGAGTCTTGTAATTTCAGTGATTACTGTAAAACTTAaccactttttctttttttttaggtcAGCTCTTTACGACGAAGCCGGTCAAACAACTAGTCGATGGGGCTAGTAATGGAGGCGAAGCTCCGAGTACTGGGAGTCATAAAAGTGAATTGGGGCGCACTACTGTTTTTGAGCTAGTGGAGCGGCTATGCGAAAGTAGCTACAAGTCCACAGAGGTTACCCTAAAATGTGGCAGCTATTTTCGAATGGAAACTCCTGTACTTCTCTGGCCACCGACGTCACATGAGCCCAAGTTGTGTCACATTGAACCAATCATCGAAGTCCGCGGATTTCTAGCCCTTTCGGACATTGGTTCGCCGGCAATACTAAGTCGCCACTGGGTTCTGCCCAAATTTGAACGCGAAAAGCCAACTAGTCGTCGATCGGGTAGCATGGCTGCTGTGGCCAAGCCCCCGAAATTGGATATTAATAATCCGAATTATGAGATGGAGAAACTGGAACAGGACATTCGCGATTTCTACGCGAAAGATTCAAAAGAGGCGGATGCAGGAGAAAGCGGTGACGACGCTGATGTTACCATTGTGCTTAAGCACAGCTCTGGACCCCTACAGATGGAACAGCAGAAAGAATCATTCTGTGTTTTACTGCATGGTGCCCTTAAAATGGAGAACATGGCCGCCTTGGTGCAGTTGGCTGATAAATGGTATGGCTTCATTTATGCATTTAATGATGCAAAGAAGAAATCAAATTTGATGCTAAACATTCTTCCTCCGGGCACCAATGTTATACCATGGTTGGGTGATCTGGAACTTCTTGGATTTACCGAAGATCTAGCTCCGGGCGAAACTGCCAGTTTTCCGGTACGCGCTGAGCGACGTTCCTATTCCCAGAGTAGTGTTGTGTGGATACGACAGGCAAGTCTGCAATCGGATGTGCAAAAAGTTTTGCGGCATGCCAAGAAAATGCCCGATAAAACTCAGCATTTCTATAAAGAACTGAATCGCATAAGGCGTGCTGCTTTGGCTTTGGGTTTCGTTGAATTGCTCGAAGCTCTGGCAATGCTATTAGAAAAGGAATTCGCCCATCTTAGCCTCAACGGGGCCAGCAGTGAGTGCACTATGCAACTGCAGCATGCTGCCACCGAATTAAGAAAGACTTCGAATCGTGATATCAAATCCACTATAGCGCCGCTTCAAAAAGTGGGAACCGGTGACAGTAGTAGTGGAACAAGTGCGTCCACATCTACGCCTGGTTATTTGTATTAAGTGAAATAAATGTCTTAAATAAAAGCCTTAACATGTagtttattaaaaacaaaatacctAATCTTTcctgaaattttaaatacagCTGGCGACAACTAGTTATCGATAATTTAAAGCTGAATTAGTCGTTATCgaaacaacaaaacgaaaggaaaacaaagcagaaaagaaaaacaaaacaagaagaTGGGTCCAGAATTACCTACTGATCCCGGAGAACTGGATCAATTCTCTACGCCTGCCATTCCCCATCCTGGCGAGACAGAGACCGATGACAGTGACGATGCCTATAATGGATACGAACCCCTGGCAATGGAAGACGAGCCTCAAGCGGCAGCATCTGCAGTTCCCACTTCACCTGAAGATGACGACAAAAATATTGATTTGACCACAGCGAAAGTGACACATGGGGATCCCAATATGCCGCCCATTGAACCTGTCGACACCGAAATCGAACGTCAAGTGTGGAACGAGCCTCGTCCAAGAGAACTTGAAATTGAGCtcgataaaacaaaaaccgatCAGGTTAGACAGTTGTctaaaatttctaaaatttaAAGAAGGTAATGTCTGTTTTAATTCAGATTCTGAGTGCCATGTCAAAGATTACATTACCGAATATAACAGTGCCCGATTGGGCCAAGGGTGTACCAGAAGAAAGTTGGAAACAGGAGCTGCTTGATCGCATACAAAacaggcaacagcagcagaaaaaAGATGCATTCccctcttcctcctcctcaACCAGTaaatagtttatttaaatttatatgtatttaattaGGAAAAATCGAACACCAATATACAATTTAGACTTGGTTCTCAAAATGCAGCCAATAGAGCCTGTCCTGCCGAGTTAAGCTTGCTAAAATTCTCGCCTTGAGGTGTGTTGGTCAACTCACGTAATTTATCCATTACATAGTCCACAGAGACAACCTGTGCAATGGTTTCCTGGCCGCATGATGTTGTGGTTAAATTGCCAATGGCAACCACCGAACGATAACAGGACTCTAAATCCTTTGCCCATTTAAACAACTCTACAACTCCGGTGGTTACGGCATGACATATATCTGGATTTGTCCGACCCATGGTCTGAGCAATTGTTACATTCAGATAGAAAGTGGAAACGGCAATCTGTAGATTGGGGCTTCCAGCCCGAATACCGCCTACAAGCTCGATAATTTTTGGGAACAAAGTTTCGATCTGCTGACGTCCAGATTGATGGGTCAAGGCATTAGCCAGGCATCGTACAACCATCAATTGATTGGCAGCCGATCCACTTAAGTGCGGCAGCACGGTATTCAGGAAATTGTGACTGGTATTGAGAGCACTAAAGATAGCCTCGTTGCGTACAGCCAAGCGTACAACATCAATAACTGGAAACAGCATTCCAGCTGGCCATTTAAGTAGCAACATCAAAGCGTCAAGAGAAGTCAAGTCCAATTCAGGAGATTGATCTGCAAGTTTAACGACTGCCAGCAATAGTTCTTCGCCCACTTTGCCCTCCGCGAGAGTAAGTTTATTGTTGAACTCTCTGCAAACAGAACattaattaagaaaaattACCAAGTGAGATCATAATGCGCCTCACCTCATTTTCTCTAGCACTTTGTTGGCATCGCAAGTGTCAAAAGTACGATAGCTGGTGACCGGAAAATGCTTATCGCCGGATCGTACAAAATTTACATCGATTTTGGGCTgggcgctgctgctgcttgttgtTGAATAGCTCGAAGCTCCGGTAAATGGATCCATATTTCCACCGCCACCGAGATTCGTATTACTAGAGCCGGGCACATACCGTGAACCACCTGTAAATGGGTCCTGATAACCGGTTGATGTTTGTTGCGTCACCACCGTAGAATTTTCCGAATTCTTCACTATGAAATTTGCCACCTGATCCAAATAGGCTTGTGGTAGATTATTTTTGTGAATAAAGGATTGGGCTGCTTGCCAAGGATCTTCGCCGCGATTGTAAGGCAACTTAATGGGTGGCTCCGTATCGGATATGTCGACACTAAAGACATAATCATATTCCTTGCCCTCATGCAGTTTCTTGCCCGAACTAGTTTGTGTTCCGCCAGTGGCACCGGTAACATCACCCACTAGATTCCATTTTCCCAACTCCCAGCTGTAGCATTTGACAGAACCATCGGGATACCTCACCATTTTCGTTTGACCATCGCGTGTACCATTTGAAAGCAAGGCTTCAGGACCCGGAAGactgcaacaagaacaaaatatGTAAAGGGGAATGTTGTAGAAGTAAAGAGTATGTTAATCTTACTCTGTCTTTTTAATGCCTCCGATTTCTTCGTTCATTTCCGATTTTCTTGTGGCTACGGCTAGATCAAAGGCTTGTCTTAGGATCTTATTGGCCTGACGAGCTGGATCCTGGCTAAACACTCGGACAATGCCATCGCTGCAGCCAGTTACAATGTCCCCGTTTTGCAGACAGGTTACCGACCACACCGAAATAGCTGGATGTAAGATGGGCGCACCAAGTTCCTTCCCAGTAATGACATTCCACATGCGTAGCGTACTATCCTCTCCGCATGAAACCACAATATGCTCACCGAGAGCCTCATTAGTAGCCATGGCGTAGATATAGTTGGTGTGGCCATTCAATTGACGCACACACTCGCCGTCCTCGTTCCAGAAGCGTAAGACAGCATCATTGCCGCAGGAGAGCAATGAATTTGCCGGCAGTGAAATTAGAGAGCGTACACAGTCTGTGTGTCCCTTGAGCAGTCTTAATTTGTCGCCACTTTCATTCCAATAGTAAATGCACTTGTCGGCCCCGGCTGTAACATACTTCGATTGGTCATACAGTGTGGCTACTGCCCAGACAGCCGCTTCATGCCCCTGAAGCGTAATAAATGTCACTTCGCCGGTTTCGCCAATAGTCCAGACGCGCGCTGTTTTATCCCAACTGCCGCTTATGAGGCTTCTCGGTTTCAATGCACCTGCTACAGTACATACCGTCGATTCGTGACCCTTTAGCGTGAGAAGGGGAATTAAGCTTTCGTCTTCTTTGTAAATACAAATGGTGGCATCGTTGCTGGCCGTGCAAATCCATTGTTCCTTTGCGAGGTAGTAAATAAATGAGATAAAATTTTTATGATCCTGTAGAGTTACACTCTCAATATACTCGTTTCTGTAAATGTATTGCAAATCTTTTTGTTGGAATGATAATTACAGTGAATAAAGAGGATACGAACCCGCTTGGCTTCCATAGTTTGGTACTTTTATCGCGCGACCCAGACAGAATTACTTGCCCTCCTAAAGGTGTGACAGCTCCAGCTGCCACCGCCCGAACATCCATGCTGTGTCCTAAAAGTTCACAGCTCAGCTTGTAATTGTCCAAAGAAGGCTCCATTGTTGCTATTTCTATGTGTGGCGGCCAATCTGACTttgctcttttctttattttactTTGTCCGGTTTTTTTGGTCGAAGAGTGTTGGAAACTGATGAATTTAAAGTGTTGGTGAAAAATTTCATAATGCAAAAACAACGATAATTATCGTCTAATGACTTGAAAAATTTGAACTTGTAACTTTCATATTTGGATATTAAAggaaataattaataataagaaTGCAAATCCAtctataaagaaaataaataaaaaaaaccaacataaAACAAATCCAACCAAAAATTCTGCATAAAATTCAGATTCCATAGCTAATCATGATCAACGCCAATGTCGCCAAGTATTATATAGAAGTCAACttaaaatgtattaaattCAAGGGTTATCTTTTTGTTTGATTGTTTATATAACCAAAACCCAATGATCCCTTTCCAATTTAAGAATGAAGTTTATCAGCGCACTTTGAACTTCAAATATTATCAGGAAATTATTTATAGTATCTATGACCAAAACCTAATGACCCCTTCCCAATTTAAGAATGAATTTTATCAGCGCACTGAATTCGAACTTCAAATATTATCAGCAATATATAGttattattcttttatttttgggaCAAGCATAAAACTGTTCCTGAACTTCAAATGTTCTCAAACAATAGTTTGTTGATAATTATGGTTAAACATTAAAATAAGTAagaaatgtatgtattttggTCGCCTGATACCAGTTCTATTGTTTGCCTTTATCGCATAATGCATCCAGCCTCTTTTTTGGGTATAAAAGAGACTCCAATATGCAAGCGGGActtagttgtttttgttgaacTATTGTGAAAGTGTTTATaagtgaaaagtgaaaagtgtTTTACGAAATCCTGTCTTCTGCACAGGTCTAGTCCTTTGTAAAGGATTCAAAGGCAAACCATGAATATAAAAGTCGGACTATATTTCCTTGTAATAGGATTATGCAATATAGTGCAGTGTTATAAAGTAGAACCGACTCGCTCATGGGTTCCGGAGTGAGTGCCAGGATATTTAGAAATGTAAACGTATCTTAACATCTTTAATTTTTAGTACTCCTAATTGGGGATCAAAGAGGTCCTTTGAATTGTGGTATACACAAGTAAAAAAGCCATTTAAGCATTGTCCTGAATACAAATTTCCTATTAACACGAATGTGAATTGTGTCGAGAGCAGCGAAGGCGGAGAATGTGAAGTAGCCTGCATTGGAAAGAATCATTTCTTTGGCGAAAGATCCAATGTACAGCAAATGATCCTTTCCTGCCGTAGTGGCAGATGGGGCATTAAGAATGGAGCACCAACTGCTAAAACTATACAGCACTGCGAGGGAGCCTGTGCCTGTCAGAACGGAGGCATTTGCAACGGAGAAAACTACTGTCACTGCCCAAAAGGATATGCCGGTGTACACTGTGAGAAACATCAGACATATGCATGTCCCGAAGAACCACCACACTTGCCAAAGAACTCCATAACCGTTTGCCGCGGCGACAGTTGTGAAGTTGAATGCGAACGTGGCTTTGCCTTCTCCGATGGTCGAAGTAGGGTACTCCTAAAATGTGTCGGTACAAGCTATAAAGACATGATGTCTACCACACCCAATGTCTATCCAGATTGCCTTGGTATGTGgctatattttcaaaaatctcTTTTCATCCGTCACTCCAAGATCTATCTCGTCTATAGCAACTTGTGTGCCAGCCTGTTTAAATGGAGGAAAATGTATTGCTGTcaatgtgtgtgagtgtccTCCCAATTACCGTGGTCTCCAATGCCAGGATGCCATTGCCCGTTGTGAACTGAAACCAACTTTCAATGGCAACTTTCAATGCAAGCATGGACCATTTAGTACTGAATGTCAACTGAGTTGTCCTTCCAGAACCGGTGTCAGTGTCCTGGGACAGCTGCATCCCTTATACTTATGTAGATATGATACTGGCACGTTTGAGCCTAGTCCAACCGCCAAATGCTTATATCGTaagtattaaaataatatacatataaatatcattaggttaaaaattttatgGGTATACGAAAATATTTAAGTCCTCAATAAGGTTCTGATGGCACTCTTGTTTCTTAAAGAAAAGCCAACAATAATCTGTTCTCCAATCTCATCCTCTAGCAACGAATCTAAACGTTTCCCAGCAAATTACGACTTCCGATACGCATACCAATGGCACGGTAACTGTAACTGGCGATGAGACATGGCCGAACAATCTGATCACAACGTGTGGTCGCTATGGACGTTACAATAGTCGAAAGGACTGGAAACCCGTGGAGCCCAATGATGGTGACGTTTGCGGTCTTCGTCTAAGAAGAAAACCTGCAGTGGGCACAATCATTAAGACACAGCCATCGATTTGTAGTTCGTGGGGTGGTCGCCATATTCGTACATTTGACGGCCTAATCTTCGAGGCACCGCTGACATGTGATCACATTTTGGTAAGCGATAAGTTGTTTGGTGCTTATCATGTTGCCATCAGAAAATCCTGCGCACTCTGCGGAGGACCAACGAATGGACTGGTGATTCAAGTGCTTTTCGAGTCGGTTCTCTACACAATTGAGAATATAAGTAAGTGATCGAGTGATTGATCCACTTGGCAATATTATAAGAAAATGTACTCCACTTGCAGATGGATCGTTGGTTGTTGGGACACCTTTAAAACGATTGCCGCTACCAGTACAAGTTGTGGGCATGAAAATCG is drawn from Drosophila willistoni isolate 14030-0811.24 chromosome 2R unlocalized genomic scaffold, UCI_dwil_1.1 Seg167, whole genome shotgun sequence and contains these coding sequences:
- the LOC6651770 gene encoding integrator complex subunit 14, with the protein product MPTIIALDASLSMIRPIPGRNEHTYQSLAVKGIQNLLDNLTAAGKLEHVALVSFSTVTELKVDFTRDYEQIRQAVKKIEPLDKACFITMLQTVVQLMASWGSQNILQLVVFTDCGLGFGSTSLSGFIEAYTGKESEAEYGWLKTLAAYNINIVCLGLHADHYFTRGLTVYQQLLDVAHLKGQLFTTKPVKQLVDGASNGGEAPSTGSHKSELGRTTVFELVERLCESSYKSTEVTLKCGSYFRMETPVLLWPPTSHEPKLCHIEPIIEVRGFLALSDIGSPAILSRHWVLPKFEREKPTSRRSGSMAAVAKPPKLDINNPNYEMEKLEQDIRDFYAKDSKEADAGESGDDADVTIVLKHSSGPLQMEQQKESFCVLLHGALKMENMAALVQLADKWYGFIYAFNDAKKKSNLMLNILPPGTNVIPWLGDLELLGFTEDLAPGETASFPVRAERRSYSQSSVVWIRQASLQSDVQKVLRHAKKMPDKTQHFYKELNRIRRAALALGFVELLEALAMLLEKEFAHLSLNGASSECTMQLQHAATELRKTSNRDIKSTIAPLQKVGTGDSSSGTSASTSTPGYLY
- the LOC6637540 gene encoding uncharacterized protein LOC6637540, producing MGPELPTDPGELDQFSTPAIPHPGETETDDSDDAYNGYEPLAMEDEPQAAASAVPTSPEDDDKNIDLTTAKVTHGDPNMPPIEPVDTEIERQVWNEPRPRELEIELDKTKTDQILSAMSKITLPNITVPDWAKGVPEESWKQELLDRIQNRQQQQKKDAFPSSSSSTSK
- the LOC6651857 gene encoding phospholipase A-2-activating protein, producing the protein MEPSLDNYKLSCELLGHSMDVRAVAAGAVTPLGGQVILSGSRDKSTKLWKPSGNEYIESVTLQDHKNFISFIYYLAKEQWICTASNDATICIYKEDESLIPLLTLKGHESTVCTVAGALKPRSLISGSWDKTARVWTIGETGEVTFITLQGHEAAVWAVATLYDQSKYVTAGADKCIYYWNESGDKLRLLKGHTDCVRSLISLPANSLLSCGNDAVLRFWNEDGECVRQLNGHTNYIYAMATNEALGEHIVVSCGEDSTLRMWNVITGKELGAPILHPAISVWSVTCLQNGDIVTGCSDGIVRVFSQDPARQANKILRQAFDLAVATRKSEMNEEIGGIKKTDLPGPEALLSNGTRDGQTKMVRYPDGSVKCYSWELGKWNLVGDVTGATGGTQTSSGKKLHEGKEYDYVFSVDISDTEPPIKLPYNRGEDPWQAAQSFIHKNNLPQAYLDQVANFIVKNSENSTVVTQQTSTGYQDPFTGGSRYVPGSSNTNLGGGGNMDPFTGASSYSTTSSSSAQPKIDVNFVRSGDKHFPVTSYRTFDTCDANKVLEKMREFNNKLTLAEGKVGEELLLAVVKLADQSPELDLTSLDALMLLLKWPAGMLFPVIDVVRLAVRNEAIFSALNTSHNFLNTVLPHLSGSAANQLMVVRCLANALTHQSGRQQIETLFPKIIELVGGIRAGSPNLQIAVSTFYLNVTIAQTMGRTNPDICHAVTTGVVELFKWAKDLESCYRSVVAIGNLTTTSCGQETIAQVVSVDYVMDKLRELTNTPQGENFSKLNSAGQALLAAF